In Engraulis encrasicolus isolate BLACKSEA-1 chromosome 24, IST_EnEncr_1.0, whole genome shotgun sequence, a single genomic region encodes these proteins:
- the LOC134441275 gene encoding heparan sulfate glucosamine 3-O-sulfotransferase 1-like yields the protein MAGLLVSLFLLVFQTLAAPQEFVPVTPDLDLTDPVWANGTVAPSMVPPPGTSQRMPHSIIIGVRKGGTRALLEMLDIHPSVAAAATEVHFFDWDENYARGFDWYRGQMPWSYPYQITVEKTPGYFTSPLAAERIRAMNASIKLLLILRDPVERVISDYTQVYFNRLEARKPVRPIEDLLIRGGSLNTRYKAIQRSLYHLHMRNWLQHFPLEQIHLVDGDALVRDPLPELRRVEHFLDLPARIDSSNFYFNQTKGFYCIRSDGQERCLHESKGRLHPPVNGTVLRQLRAYFRPHNRSFYKLVGRSFHWQ from the coding sequence ATGGCTGGCCTGCTCGTCTCACTGTTCCTTCTGGTGTTCCAGACCTTAGCCGCCCCTCAGGAATTTGTCCCGGTGACACCCGATTTGGACCTAACAGACCCTGTTTGGGCCAACGGGACTGTGGCTCCCTCCATGGTGCCCCCTCCAGGCACCAGCCAGCGGATGCCCCACAGCATCATCATTGGCGTACGTAAAGGGGGCACGCGGGCGCTGCTGGAGATGCTGGACATCCACCCTTCTGTTGCGGCAGCGGCCACCGAGGTGCACTTCTTCGACTGGGATGAGAACTACGCACGGGGCTTCGACTGGTACCGCGGTCAAATGCCCTGGTCCTACCCTTACCAGATCACCGTGGAGAAGACGCCAGGTTACTTCACATCCCCGCTGGCGGCCGAGCGCATCCGTGCCATGAACGCCTCCATCAAGCTACTGCTGATCCTCCGCGATCCGGTCGAGAGGGTCATTTCGGATTACACGCAGGTTTACTTCAATCGCCTGGAGGCCCGGAAGCCAGTGCGGCCCATTGAGGACCTCTTGATCCGTGGTGGGTCTTTGAACACGCGCTACAAGGCCATCCAGCGCAGCCTGTACCACCTGCACATGCGCAATTGGCTGCAACACTTTCCACTAGAACAGATCCACTTGGTGGATGGGGATGCGCTGGTGAGGGACCCGCTGCCCGAGTTGAGGCGTGTGGAGCACTTCCTCGATCTGCCAGCACGCATCGACTCCTCCAACTTCTACTTCAACCAGACTAAGGGGTTTTATTGTATCCGTAGTGACGGGCAAGAACGATGCCTGCATGAGTCCAAGGGTCGGCTGCATCCACCTGTCAATGGCACTGTGCTGAGACAACTTCGGGCGTATTTCCGCCCCCACAATCGCAGCTTCTACAAGCTGGTGGGACGCTCATTCCACTGGCAATGA
- the LOC134441655 gene encoding uncharacterized protein LOC134441655, translated as MGNYRTKLRMAGCPELQVNSRPSGPKRKLKKAKKNEVNFLPALPEGTTQNALEEERLEILEEMKKKTADVKKVEQMMANTFSLRRKEIVEEEPPVSEVKKKWPALFTEQQIKAEFNRITSSNLTECFYTGLDQHFPRLLHLYRAKMERIPPLKNLLRKLEDDNSITMKRTVALKGLPYLLNEDPSGFLKTAEATEPEEEMTQGVGVGLILVRDGVDPLDIAVVLENQILLHNIGDLPKAMAMLMGLLYVVNIDYPKELRYTFEVIQKVLMNIGGEHCSAKIHGLRNKLLQGNPAGELWGWLRAQTVALASAVEVLDISWFTESMRAGRPVAVESRDRIQTRHGSYQQTQLWPSWNQLRRKMKRKEVESEESGEKEKRGLGGSLPGSLTEPPQMGLMPA; from the exons ATGGGAAACTATAGGACCAAGTTGCGCATGGCTGGATGCCCCGAACTCCAAGTCAACAGCCGCCCTTCTGGACCAAAGCGGAAGCTGAAGAAGGCTAAAAAAAATGAAGTGAACTTTCTTCCGGCCTTACCTGAAGGAACAACTCAAAATGCCCTGGAGGAAGAGCGCTTGGAGATTCTAgaagagatgaagaaaaaaactGCAGATGTGAAGAAAGTTGAACAAATGATGGCGAATACCTTCTCCTTGCGTCGAAAAGAAATTGTGGAAGAAGAGCCACCTGTGTCCGAGGTGAAGAAGAAGTGGCCAGCTTTATTTACAGAGCAACAG ATCAAAGCTGAATTCAACCGCATCACTTCGTCCAACCTGACCGAATGCTTCTACACTGGCCTTGACCAACACTTCCCTCGGCTCCTGCATCTCTACCGAGCGAAGATGGAGAGAATCCCGCCCCTGAAGAATCTCCTTCGCAAGCTTGAGGATGAT AATTCCATCACAATGAAGAGGACTGTGGCCTTAAAAGGATTGCCATACCTCCTCAATGAAGACCCCTCAGGCTTCCTAAAGACTGCAGAA GCCACAGAACCCGAGGAGGAGATGACCCAAGGCGTTGGTGTCGGCCTCATTCTCGTCAGAGACGGAGTGGACCCTCTCGACATTGCGGTCGTCCTCGAGAATCAAATCCTGTTGCACAACATCGGCGACCTCCCAAAAGCAATGGCAATGCTCATGGGCCTACTGTACGTTGTCAACATTGATTACCCAAAGGAGCTGCGCTACACCTTTGAGGTAATCCAAAAGGTCCTAATGAACATTGGCGGCGAGCATTGCTCTGCAAAGATTCATGGACTGCGAAACAAACTCCTAC AGGGGAACCCAGCCGGGGAGCTGTGGGGCTGGCTGCGTGCCCAGACTGTGGCCCTGGCCAGCGCTGTGGAGGTGCTGGACATCAGCTGGTTCACTGAGAGCATGAGGGCGGGCAGGCCAGTGGCCGTGGAGAGCAGAGATCGCATTCAG ACGCGACACGGCTCCTATCAGCAGACCCAGCTGTGGCCCAGCTGGAACCAAct caggaggaagatgaagaggaaggaggTGGAGTCAGAGGAaagtggagaaaaagagaagagagg